One region of Deltaproteobacteria bacterium genomic DNA includes:
- a CDS encoding DUF1579 domain-containing protein — translation MAAAKKQKGRMDMQAMMKIYTKVGTPGGPHKRLATLAGSWMTKTTAWMEPDKPPMESKGTCKQKMILDGRFLQQEYTGDMMGTTFKGINLIGYDNHTRKYVSVWIDSMSTAIYFFEGTASRNGKTITQVSSYDDPARGPMTWRSVSRIVNDNTMAYEMYITAKGGQEEKMMEMTLTRKK, via the coding sequence ATGGCAGCAGCAAAAAAACAAAAGGGCAGGATGGATATGCAGGCGATGATGAAAATCTACACCAAAGTGGGAACTCCGGGGGGGCCCCACAAACGGCTGGCGACTCTGGCGGGAAGTTGGATGACCAAGACCACGGCCTGGATGGAACCCGATAAGCCCCCCATGGAATCCAAAGGCACCTGCAAACAAAAAATGATTCTTGACGGACGATTTCTGCAGCAGGAGTATACCGGCGATATGATGGGGACCACCTTCAAAGGCATCAACCTCATCGGGTACGACAACCATACCAGGAAGTATGTGTCGGTCTGGATCGATTCCATGAGCACCGCCATCTATTTTTTTGAAGGGACGGCCAGCCGGAATGGTAAGACCATTACACAGGTGAGCAGCTACGACGACCCCGCCCGGGGCCCCATGACCTGGCGTAGCGTGTCCAGGATCGTGAATGACAATACCATGGCTTATGAAATGTACATCACCGCCAAAGGGGGCCAGGAAGAGAAAATGATGGAGATGACCTTAACCCGGAAAAAATGA